The Agromyces mangrovi genome contains a region encoding:
- a CDS encoding DUF1844 domain-containing protein, with the protein MAPEPAEVYQRFHVSQNPQSDATIDATRDIAEVPAVEVITTTAVHLMSAAAVKCGLADDPEAEVDLDEARKLINALAGLITAGAPEISDMHARSLRDGLRSLQLAFREASVIPDPIGQGPGEKWTGPVN; encoded by the coding sequence ATGGCCCCGGAGCCCGCAGAAGTCTACCAGAGGTTCCACGTGTCTCAGAATCCCCAGTCGGATGCCACGATCGACGCCACCCGAGACATCGCGGAGGTTCCCGCGGTCGAGGTGATCACGACCACCGCCGTGCACCTCATGAGCGCCGCCGCGGTCAAGTGCGGACTGGCCGACGACCCCGAGGCCGAGGTCGACCTCGACGAGGCGCGCAAGCTCATCAACGCCCTCGCGGGGCTCATCACGGCCGGCGCCCCGGAGATCAGCGACATGCACGCGCGGAGCCTGCGCGACGGCCTGCGTTCGCTGCAGCTGGCGTTCCGCGAGGCATCCGTCATTCCCGACCCGATCGGGCAGGGCCCCGGCGAGAAGTGGACCGGACCGGTCAACTGA
- a CDS encoding SseB family protein yields the protein MSPATEPDGPADSAGQPWAGRSFTPNAHAADDGTMPERLAEAIRRFRADEVGQAEVVDAFRDARLLIPLVAQLGDGGTEVGAHGLAVEKSQELAIVTVAGPDGRNVLPVFGSVAAMSAWNPQARPVPADGVRVALAAASEDTELVVLDPGSAGEFVLRRPALWAVAQSQPWRPAFEDDDVRDAFARSIASELAAVATTLEPGDPGARLAGPEVVVRLELLAGLERAELDAVLQRLAQRWAADDDIATRVDSLTVRLVTADA from the coding sequence ATGTCGCCGGCCACTGAGCCTGACGGGCCGGCCGACTCGGCCGGCCAGCCGTGGGCGGGCCGCTCGTTCACCCCGAACGCCCACGCGGCCGATGACGGCACGATGCCCGAGCGCCTCGCCGAGGCGATCCGCCGGTTCCGGGCGGACGAGGTGGGACAGGCCGAGGTCGTCGACGCGTTCCGCGACGCGCGCCTGCTGATCCCGCTCGTCGCGCAGCTCGGCGACGGCGGCACCGAGGTCGGCGCGCACGGTCTCGCGGTCGAGAAGAGCCAGGAGCTCGCGATCGTCACGGTCGCCGGGCCCGACGGCCGCAACGTGCTGCCCGTGTTCGGCTCGGTCGCCGCGATGTCGGCCTGGAACCCGCAGGCGCGTCCGGTGCCGGCCGACGGCGTGCGGGTAGCGCTCGCCGCCGCGAGCGAGGACACCGAGCTCGTCGTGCTCGACCCCGGCAGTGCGGGCGAGTTCGTGCTGCGCCGCCCCGCACTGTGGGCCGTCGCGCAGTCGCAGCCGTGGCGCCCCGCGTTCGAGGACGACGACGTGCGCGACGCCTTCGCGCGGTCGATCGCGAGCGAGTTGGCGGCCGTCGCCACGACGCTCGAACCGGGCGACCCCGGTGCGCGCCTCGCGGGCCCCGAGGTGGTCGTGCGCCTCGAACTGCTCGCCGGACTCGAGCGGGCCGAGCTCGACGCCGTGCTGCAGCGGCTCGCGCAGCGCTGGGCCGCCGACGACGACATCGCGACGCGGGTCGACAGCCTGACCGTGCGGCTCGTCACGGCCGACGCCTGA
- the rpmI gene encoding 50S ribosomal protein L35, giving the protein MPKQKTHSGSKKRFKVTGSGKIKKQQAGMRHNLEGKSSVRTRRLNQDKVASKADTKVINKLLGR; this is encoded by the coding sequence ATGCCCAAGCAGAAGACCCACTCCGGGTCGAAGAAGCGCTTCAAGGTCACCGGCAGCGGCAAGATCAAGAAGCAGCAGGCCGGGATGCGTCACAACCTCGAGGGCAAGTCCTCCGTGCGCACCCGTCGCCTGAACCAGGACAAGGTGGCCTCCAAGGCCGACACCAAGGTCATCAACAAGCTGCTCGGCCGCTGA
- the infC gene encoding translation initiation factor IF-3, with the protein MLEQRSTRISDPRTNDRIRVPEVRLVGPGGEQVGVVKIEVALRLAQEADLDLVEVAPNSKPPVAKIMDYGKFKYEAAQKAKEARRNQANTILKEVRFRLKIDKHDYETKMKRAVGFLKAGDKVKAMILFRGREQSRPEMGVRLLQRFAEDVAEFGTVEHTPTIDGRNMTMVIAPVKNKSEAKAEANAQRAAAKQRPASEDAGE; encoded by the coding sequence ATGCTCGAACAGAGGAGTACACGCATCAGCGATCCCCGTACCAACGACCGTATCCGCGTTCCCGAGGTCCGCCTCGTGGGGCCTGGCGGAGAGCAGGTCGGCGTCGTGAAGATCGAGGTTGCCCTGCGACTCGCGCAGGAGGCCGACCTCGATCTCGTCGAGGTCGCACCGAACTCGAAGCCGCCCGTGGCCAAGATCATGGACTACGGCAAGTTCAAGTACGAGGCTGCGCAGAAGGCCAAGGAGGCCCGGCGCAACCAGGCGAACACGATCCTCAAGGAGGTTCGGTTCCGCCTCAAGATCGACAAGCACGACTACGAGACCAAGATGAAGCGCGCCGTCGGCTTCCTGAAGGCCGGCGACAAGGTCAAGGCGATGATCCTCTTCCGCGGGCGCGAGCAGTCGCGTCCCGAGATGGGCGTCCGCCTGCTGCAGCGCTTCGCGGAGGACGTCGCCGAGTTCGGCACGGTCGAGCACACCCCCACGATCGACGGGCGCAACATGACCATGGTCATCGCACCCGTGAAGAACAAGTCTGAGGCCAAGGCCGAGGCGAATGCACAGCGTGCTGCGGCCAAGCAGCGCCCCGCGTCGGAGGACGCGGGCGAGTAG
- the priA gene encoding bifunctional 1-(5-phosphoribosyl)-5-((5-phosphoribosylamino)methylideneamino)imidazole-4-carboxamide isomerase/phosphoribosylanthranilate isomerase PriA, with amino-acid sequence MSEFNRTPRLVLLPAVDVAGGKAVRLTQGEAGTETNYGDPIDAAEDWARQGAEWIHLVDLDAAFGRGSNTGILKKVIRQVRGVNIELSGGIRDDASLEKALEIGAKRINLGTAALENPEWAASVIAQYGEAVAVGLDVRGTTLAARGWTKEGGDLWQVMDRLEEAGCARYVVTDVTKDGTLQGPNVDLLRQVMERTRRPVIASGGISSLDDLAALRELVPHGLEGTIVGKALYSGAFTLAEALDVAGH; translated from the coding sequence ATGAGCGAGTTCAACAGGACCCCGCGTCTTGTGCTGCTTCCGGCGGTGGACGTCGCCGGCGGCAAGGCGGTACGCCTGACCCAGGGCGAGGCGGGGACCGAGACCAACTACGGCGACCCGATCGATGCGGCCGAGGACTGGGCCCGGCAGGGTGCCGAGTGGATCCACCTGGTCGACCTGGACGCGGCGTTCGGCCGCGGCAGCAACACCGGCATCCTGAAGAAGGTCATCCGCCAGGTGCGCGGCGTGAACATCGAGCTGTCGGGCGGCATCCGCGACGACGCGTCGCTCGAGAAGGCGCTCGAGATCGGCGCCAAGCGCATCAACCTCGGCACCGCGGCACTCGAGAACCCCGAGTGGGCGGCGTCGGTCATCGCACAGTACGGCGAGGCCGTCGCGGTCGGGCTCGACGTGCGCGGCACCACGCTCGCGGCACGCGGCTGGACCAAGGAGGGCGGCGACCTCTGGCAGGTCATGGACCGCCTCGAGGAGGCCGGCTGCGCGCGCTACGTCGTCACCGACGTCACCAAGGACGGCACGCTGCAGGGCCCGAACGTCGACCTGCTGCGCCAGGTCATGGAGCGCACGCGTCGCCCCGTCATCGCCTCGGGCGGCATCTCGAGCCTCGACGACCTGGCGGCGCTCCGCGAACTCGTGCCGCACGGCCTCGAGGGCACGATCGTGGGCAAGGCGCTCTACTCGGGCGCGTTCACGCTCGCCGAGGCGCTGGATGTCGCCGGCCACTGA
- the rplT gene encoding 50S ribosomal protein L20: MARVKRAVNAHKKRRVILERAEGYRGQRSRLYRKAKEQVTHSLVYSYNDRRARKGDFRRLWIQRINAASRQNGLTYNRFIQGLGLAGIEVDRRILADLAVHEPETFAGLVEAAKAALPADTSAPKADSAA, translated from the coding sequence ATGGCAAGAGTCAAGAGGGCCGTCAACGCCCACAAGAAGCGCCGGGTCATCCTCGAGCGCGCCGAGGGCTACCGCGGGCAGCGTTCGCGCCTGTACCGCAAGGCCAAGGAGCAGGTCACGCACTCGCTGGTCTACTCGTACAACGACCGCCGTGCGCGCAAGGGCGACTTCCGCCGCCTGTGGATCCAGCGCATCAACGCCGCGTCGCGCCAGAACGGCCTGACCTACAACCGCTTCATCCAGGGCCTCGGCCTCGCGGGCATCGAGGTCGACCGTCGCATCCTCGCCGACCTCGCCGTGCACGAGCCGGAGACCTTCGCCGGCCTCGTGGAGGCCGCCAAGGCCGCGCTGCCCGCCGACACCTCGGCTCCCAAGGCCGACTCGGCCGCGTAG
- the metE gene encoding 5-methyltetrahydropteroyltriglutamate--homocysteine S-methyltransferase, whose product MTSNTFPSGTILGYPRIGRRRELKRAVESFWAGRIDEAELEHTAAELRAATRSRLQELGLGADDSAIPESFSYYDQVLDAAVAVGAIPERFADLAGDSGRVGLDAYFTIARGEGDKAPLEMTKWFDSNYHYLVPEIAADTAFRLADDRIVREVAEARAAALVTRPVVVGPVTLLLLSKAADGSDASFRPLDRLDDLLPVYVELLARLADAGAEWVQLDEPALVSESIDVDPADARAALARAYDVLGGASARPSIFVAAPYGALDAALPVLAASPVEAIGLDLVRGTAPVGVDEATRAGLATKTIVAGVIDGHNVWRGDLAGALAAAEGLRGLGADLAVSTSTSLLHVPHDVDDEPSLDARLRSWLAFADQKVAQVAVLARGLAGGADAVAGDLAAATEALADRLGAPGVRDGAVRDRLAGLDAGAGTRADYDERVAAQAGLGLPVLPTTTIGSFPQTGDIRRARARHGRGELDDAGYESLMREEIERVIRLQEEIGLDVLVHGEPERNDMVQYFAELLDGFAVTENGWVQSYGSRCTRPSILWGDVSRPEPMTVAWSQYAQSLSDKPVKGMLTGPVTILAWSFVRDDQPLGDTANQVALALRDEIADLETAGIRIIQVDEPALRELLPLKRADQPAYLDWSVGAFRLATGGAATATQVHTHLCYSEFGVVIDAIRALDADVTSIEAARSRMEVVDDLRTSGFDHGVGPGVYDIHSPRVPSVAEVTQLLERAAGALPLRQVWVNPDCGLKTRGYDETVASLRNIIDATREVRARAAVQA is encoded by the coding sequence ATGACCAGCAACACGTTCCCGTCCGGCACCATCCTCGGCTATCCGCGCATCGGGCGCCGCCGCGAGCTCAAGCGCGCGGTGGAGTCCTTCTGGGCGGGCCGCATCGACGAGGCGGAGCTCGAGCACACCGCCGCCGAGCTGCGCGCCGCGACCCGGTCGCGGTTGCAGGAGCTCGGCCTCGGCGCCGACGACTCGGCCATTCCCGAGTCGTTCTCGTACTACGACCAGGTGCTCGACGCCGCGGTCGCCGTCGGCGCGATTCCCGAGCGCTTCGCCGACCTCGCAGGCGACTCGGGCCGCGTCGGCCTCGACGCCTACTTCACGATCGCGCGCGGCGAGGGCGACAAGGCGCCGCTCGAGATGACCAAGTGGTTCGACTCGAACTACCACTACCTCGTGCCCGAGATCGCGGCCGACACCGCCTTCCGCCTCGCCGACGACCGCATCGTGCGCGAGGTCGCCGAGGCGCGCGCGGCGGCCCTCGTCACCCGCCCGGTCGTCGTCGGACCCGTGACGCTGCTGCTGCTCAGCAAGGCTGCAGACGGGTCGGATGCCTCGTTCCGCCCGCTCGACCGCCTCGACGACCTGCTCCCGGTGTACGTCGAGCTCCTCGCCCGGCTCGCCGACGCGGGCGCCGAGTGGGTGCAGCTCGACGAGCCCGCGCTCGTGTCGGAGAGCATCGACGTCGACCCGGCCGATGCCCGTGCCGCGCTCGCGCGCGCATACGACGTGCTCGGCGGGGCATCCGCCCGCCCCTCGATCTTCGTCGCGGCGCCCTACGGTGCGCTCGACGCCGCCCTGCCCGTGCTCGCCGCGAGCCCGGTCGAGGCGATCGGGCTCGACCTCGTGCGTGGCACGGCTCCGGTCGGCGTCGACGAGGCCACCCGCGCGGGCCTCGCGACCAAGACGATCGTCGCGGGCGTGATCGACGGGCACAACGTGTGGCGCGGCGACCTCGCCGGCGCGCTGGCCGCGGCCGAGGGCCTGCGCGGCCTCGGCGCCGACCTCGCCGTGTCGACCTCGACCTCGCTGCTGCACGTGCCGCACGACGTCGACGACGAGCCGTCGCTCGACGCGCGCCTGCGCTCGTGGCTCGCGTTCGCCGACCAGAAGGTCGCACAGGTCGCCGTGCTCGCCCGCGGGCTCGCCGGGGGAGCGGATGCGGTCGCCGGCGACCTCGCGGCCGCGACCGAGGCGCTGGCCGACCGCCTCGGTGCGCCCGGCGTGCGCGACGGTGCGGTGCGCGACCGCCTCGCGGGCCTCGACGCCGGCGCCGGCACCCGCGCCGACTACGACGAGCGCGTCGCCGCGCAGGCGGGGCTCGGCCTGCCGGTGCTGCCGACGACGACGATCGGGTCGTTCCCGCAGACCGGCGACATCCGCCGCGCACGCGCCCGGCACGGCCGCGGCGAGCTCGACGACGCCGGGTACGAGTCGCTCATGCGCGAGGAGATCGAGCGGGTCATCCGCCTCCAGGAGGAGATCGGCCTCGACGTGCTCGTCCACGGCGAGCCCGAGCGCAACGACATGGTGCAGTACTTCGCCGAGCTCCTCGACGGCTTCGCCGTCACCGAGAACGGCTGGGTGCAGTCGTACGGCAGCCGCTGCACGCGCCCGTCGATCCTCTGGGGCGACGTGTCGCGCCCCGAGCCGATGACCGTCGCGTGGTCGCAGTACGCGCAGTCGCTCTCGGACAAGCCCGTCAAGGGCATGCTGACCGGCCCGGTGACGATCCTCGCCTGGTCGTTCGTGCGCGACGACCAGCCGCTCGGCGACACCGCGAACCAGGTCGCGCTCGCGCTGCGCGACGAGATCGCCGACCTCGAGACCGCGGGCATCCGCATCATCCAGGTCGACGAGCCGGCCCTGCGCGAGCTGCTGCCGCTGAAGCGCGCCGACCAGCCCGCGTACCTCGACTGGTCGGTGGGCGCGTTCAGGCTCGCGACCGGCGGCGCGGCGACGGCCACGCAGGTGCACACGCACCTCTGCTACTCGGAGTTCGGCGTGGTGATCGACGCGATCCGCGCGCTCGACGCCGACGTGACGAGCATCGAGGCGGCGCGCAGCCGCATGGAGGTCGTCGACGACCTGCGCACGAGCGGCTTCGACCACGGCGTCGGCCCGGGCGTGTACGACATCCACTCGCCGCGCGTGCCGAGCGTCGCCGAGGTCACGCAGCTGCTCGAGCGCGCGGCCGGTGCCCTGCCGCTCCGCCAGGTCTGGGTGAACCCCGACTGCGGCCTGAAGACCCGCGGCTACGACGAGACCGTCGCGTCGCTGCGCAACATCATCGACGCGACCCGCGAGGTGCGCGCCCGCGCTGCGGTGCAGGCCTGA
- a CDS encoding histidinol-phosphate transaminase, producing the protein MTTLDDLPIRDDLRGKIPYGAPQLHVPVALNVNENTHPIPEDVAHDIIARIAQALLSLNRYPDREFTALREALAGYLGHGLSADQLWAANGSNEVLQQVLQAFGGFGRTALGFTPTYSMYPLLSSGVGVEWIGAERDADFELSPETAVRAVEEHDPDIVILCSPNNPTGTPIPLETVQAVADAARGMVVVDEAYAEFAPPGSTGALSLLEGRPRLIVSRTMSKAFAFAGARVGYLAADPAVIDAIRLVRLPYHLSALTQAAAIGAVEHAPEMLAMVDDIRGQRDRISAELAALGYRPYRSWSNFVLFAGVDDPQATWAALRDRGVLVRDVGIPGTLRVSAGTETETTAFLEAIAAVGR; encoded by the coding sequence GTGACGACCCTCGACGACCTGCCGATCCGAGACGACCTCCGCGGCAAGATCCCCTACGGCGCACCGCAGCTGCACGTGCCGGTCGCGCTGAACGTCAACGAGAACACGCACCCCATTCCCGAGGACGTCGCGCACGACATCATCGCCCGCATCGCGCAGGCGCTCCTGAGCCTCAACCGGTACCCCGACCGCGAGTTCACCGCGCTGCGCGAGGCACTCGCGGGCTACCTCGGCCACGGGCTCTCGGCCGATCAGCTCTGGGCCGCGAACGGCTCGAACGAGGTGCTCCAGCAGGTGCTGCAGGCGTTCGGCGGCTTCGGCCGCACCGCACTCGGGTTCACGCCCACGTATTCCATGTACCCGCTGCTCTCGTCGGGCGTCGGCGTGGAGTGGATCGGCGCCGAGCGCGACGCCGACTTCGAGCTCTCGCCCGAGACGGCCGTGCGCGCGGTCGAGGAACACGACCCCGACATCGTGATCCTCTGCTCGCCGAACAACCCCACCGGCACCCCGATCCCGCTCGAGACCGTGCAGGCGGTGGCCGATGCCGCACGCGGCATGGTGGTCGTCGACGAGGCCTATGCCGAGTTCGCCCCGCCCGGCTCGACCGGCGCACTGTCGCTGCTCGAGGGCCGGCCGCGCCTCATCGTCTCCCGCACCATGAGCAAGGCGTTCGCGTTCGCCGGCGCCCGCGTCGGCTATCTCGCGGCCGACCCTGCCGTGATCGACGCGATCCGGCTCGTGCGCCTGCCGTACCACCTCTCCGCACTCACCCAGGCGGCCGCGATCGGCGCCGTCGAGCACGCGCCCGAGATGCTCGCGATGGTCGACGACATCCGCGGCCAGCGCGACCGCATTTCCGCCGAGCTCGCCGCGCTCGGCTACCGCCCGTACCGCTCGTGGAGCAACTTCGTGCTCTTCGCGGGCGTCGACGATCCGCAGGCGACCTGGGCGGCGCTCCGCGACCGCGGCGTGCTCGTGCGCGACGTCGGCATCCCGGGCACGCTCCGAGTGAGCGCCGGCACGGAGACCGAGACCACGGCGTTCCTCGAGGCGATCGCCGCCGTCGGTCGCTGA
- the hisB gene encoding imidazoleglycerol-phosphate dehydratase HisB → MSTPARTARVQRETSESSIDLSLDLDGTGESDIETSVPFYDHLLTAFAKHSLTDLRVRASGDIEIDVHHTVEDVGIVLGTAIKQALGDKRGISRYGDALVPLDEALAQAVVDISGRPYLVHTGEPAGFELHLIGGHFTGSMVRHVFEAITFHSAMTVHVDVRAGRDPHHIAEAEFKAFARAFRQAKALDPLVTGIPSTKGAL, encoded by the coding sequence ATGAGCACCCCCGCACGGACCGCCCGCGTGCAGCGCGAGACGAGCGAGTCGAGCATCGACCTCTCGCTCGACCTCGACGGCACCGGGGAGAGCGACATCGAGACCTCGGTGCCGTTCTACGACCACCTGCTCACCGCGTTCGCGAAGCACTCGCTGACCGACCTGCGCGTGCGCGCGAGCGGCGACATCGAGATCGACGTGCACCACACCGTTGAGGACGTCGGCATCGTCCTCGGCACGGCCATCAAGCAGGCGCTCGGCGACAAGCGCGGCATCTCGCGCTACGGCGACGCGCTCGTGCCGCTCGACGAGGCGCTCGCGCAGGCGGTCGTCGACATTTCGGGGCGCCCCTACCTCGTGCACACGGGAGAGCCCGCCGGCTTCGAGCTCCACCTCATCGGCGGCCACTTCACCGGGTCGATGGTGCGTCACGTCTTCGAGGCGATCACCTTCCACTCCGCCATGACCGTGCACGTCGACGTGCGCGCGGGCCGCGACCCGCACCACATCGCCGAGGCCGAGTTCAAGGCGTTCGCGCGCGCGTTCCGCCAGGCGAAGGCGCTCGACCCGCTCGTGACGGGCATCCCGTCGACGAAGGGTGCGCTGTGA
- a CDS encoding TrmH family RNA methyltransferase codes for MLENPRSPRVRAVAKLAKKPARQESGLFLLEGPQAVAEALTYRPQLLVELYATPTALERYTDIGQTAVDAGVDVEFVTEEVLDSMADTVTPQGFVAVCHQFPTAAKDVFAAGPRLVAILEEVRDPGNAGTIIRAADAAGADAVVFSGRTVDLYNPKVVRSSTGSIFHLPVAVGANLEDVLQRARAAGLQVLAADIDGEDLLEARTAGVLDAPTAWLFGNEARGLSDEHRDAADRAVTVPIYGHAESMNLATAASVCLYESAFAHRS; via the coding sequence ATGCTCGAGAACCCGCGCTCGCCGCGCGTGCGCGCCGTCGCGAAGCTCGCCAAGAAGCCCGCCCGGCAGGAGTCGGGGCTGTTCCTGCTCGAAGGGCCCCAGGCGGTCGCCGAGGCCCTCACGTACCGCCCGCAGCTGCTCGTGGAGCTCTACGCGACCCCGACGGCGCTGGAGCGCTACACCGACATCGGCCAGACGGCGGTCGACGCCGGTGTCGACGTCGAGTTCGTCACCGAGGAGGTGCTCGACTCGATGGCCGACACGGTGACCCCGCAGGGGTTCGTCGCCGTGTGCCACCAGTTCCCGACCGCCGCGAAGGACGTGTTCGCGGCGGGGCCCAGGCTCGTCGCGATCCTCGAGGAGGTGCGCGACCCCGGCAACGCCGGCACCATCATCAGGGCAGCGGATGCCGCTGGGGCCGACGCCGTCGTGTTCAGCGGTCGTACGGTCGACCTCTACAACCCCAAGGTCGTGCGCTCGTCGACCGGATCGATCTTCCACCTGCCCGTCGCGGTCGGCGCGAACCTGGAGGACGTGCTCCAGCGCGCTCGTGCGGCGGGCCTCCAGGTGCTGGCCGCCGACATCGACGGGGAGGACCTGCTCGAGGCCCGCACGGCGGGCGTGCTCGACGCGCCGACAGCCTGGCTGTTCGGCAACGAGGCGCGCGGACTCTCCGACGAGCACCGCGATGCCGCCGATCGGGCCGTCACGGTGCCGATCTACGGGCATGCCGAGTCGATGAACCTCGCGACGGCCGCATCCGTCTGCCTCTACGAGAGCGCATTCGCGCACCGTTCCTGA
- the hisH gene encoding imidazole glycerol phosphate synthase subunit HisH, which yields MSRPSVVVLDYGTGNVHSAVKALERAGADVELTADRSAAMEADGLLVPGVGAFSAVMEALKGVRGDEIIDRRLAGGRPVMGICVGMQVLFEHGIERGVDTEGLGEWPGTVAELPASVLPHMGWNTIDAPDDSVLFEGLHDERFYFVHSYAAMEWTLDVQPPFPQPLVTWSEHGAPFLAAVENGPLTATQFHPEKSADAGIRLLSNWLGTLG from the coding sequence GTGAGCCGACCGAGCGTGGTCGTGCTCGACTACGGCACCGGCAACGTGCACTCGGCGGTCAAGGCGCTCGAGCGCGCCGGGGCCGACGTCGAGCTCACGGCCGACCGCTCCGCCGCGATGGAGGCCGACGGCCTGCTCGTGCCGGGTGTCGGCGCGTTCAGCGCGGTCATGGAAGCGCTGAAGGGCGTGCGCGGCGACGAGATCATCGATCGGCGCCTCGCGGGCGGCCGCCCGGTGATGGGCATCTGCGTGGGCATGCAGGTGCTGTTCGAGCACGGCATCGAGCGCGGCGTCGACACCGAGGGGCTCGGCGAGTGGCCGGGTACGGTCGCCGAGCTCCCGGCATCCGTGCTGCCCCACATGGGCTGGAACACGATCGACGCGCCCGACGACTCGGTGCTGTTCGAGGGGCTCCACGACGAGCGGTTCTACTTCGTGCACTCGTACGCGGCGATGGAGTGGACGCTCGACGTGCAGCCGCCGTTCCCGCAGCCGCTCGTGACGTGGTCGGAGCACGGCGCGCCGTTCCTCGCGGCGGTCGAGAACGGGCCGCTCACAGCGACGCAGTTCCACCCGGAGAAGTCGGCCGACGCGGGCATCCGCCTGCTGTCGAACTGGCTCGGCACGCTGGGCTGA
- a CDS encoding LysM peptidoglycan-binding domain-containing protein has product MTMAIHSGTVFGSPRTTTGQATDASAGDDRVRTRLRLTRRGRLVFGTLGVLVVLAFALLLPLAASPAVAGDEAAEPLQVITVEHGQSLWSIAESIAPQADPREVIADILSLNGLTSAELVPGQQLALPAGR; this is encoded by the coding sequence ATGACGATGGCAATCCACAGCGGCACGGTCTTCGGTTCGCCGCGCACGACGACAGGGCAGGCGACGGATGCCTCCGCAGGCGACGACCGGGTGCGCACGCGCCTGCGCCTCACGCGGCGGGGCCGACTCGTGTTCGGCACGCTCGGTGTACTGGTGGTGCTGGCGTTCGCCCTGCTGCTCCCGCTGGCCGCATCGCCGGCGGTCGCGGGCGACGAGGCGGCCGAGCCGCTCCAGGTCATCACGGTCGAGCACGGCCAGTCGCTCTGGTCCATCGCCGAGTCGATCGCCCCGCAGGCCGACCCGCGCGAGGTCATCGCCGACATCCTGAGTCTCAACGGACTGACGTCGGCCGAGCTCGTGCCGGGTCAGCAGCTCGCGCTGCCGGCCGGCCGCTGA
- a CDS encoding DNA-formamidopyrimidine glycosylase family protein, producing the protein MPEGDTVWRAARRLDEALAGASVTSTDVRVPRYATVDLAGETVHGVAARGKHLLMRIGDQVVHTHLKMDGEWRVLRPGQRWPHPAHRARIVITTPDTVAIGFDLGIVEVFPADEEADRLAYLGPDLLGDDWDAAEAMRRLAAHPEQEIIVALADQRNLAGLGNVYVNELCFLRGLAPGRPVADVELERAVALAERLIRANRDRVARTTTGDTRPGKRLWVHGRGSQPCRRCGTTIRHARHGRTELELRETWWCPHCQT; encoded by the coding sequence GTGCCCGAGGGTGACACCGTCTGGCGCGCTGCGCGCCGGCTCGACGAGGCGCTGGCCGGGGCATCCGTCACCAGCACCGACGTGCGCGTGCCGCGCTACGCGACCGTCGACCTCGCCGGCGAGACCGTGCACGGCGTCGCCGCGCGCGGCAAGCACCTGCTCATGCGCATCGGCGACCAGGTGGTGCACACGCACCTCAAGATGGACGGGGAGTGGCGCGTGCTCCGGCCCGGCCAGCGCTGGCCGCACCCTGCGCACCGCGCACGCATCGTCATCACGACCCCCGACACGGTCGCGATCGGCTTCGACCTCGGCATCGTCGAGGTGTTCCCGGCAGACGAGGAGGCCGACCGGCTCGCCTACCTCGGGCCCGACCTGCTGGGCGACGACTGGGATGCCGCCGAGGCCATGCGCCGCCTCGCCGCACACCCGGAGCAGGAGATCATCGTCGCGCTCGCCGACCAGCGCAACCTCGCCGGGCTCGGCAACGTGTACGTGAACGAGCTCTGCTTCCTGCGCGGTCTCGCGCCCGGCCGCCCGGTCGCCGATGTAGAGCTCGAACGCGCCGTCGCGCTCGCCGAACGGCTCATCCGAGCGAACCGCGACCGCGTCGCGCGCACGACCACGGGCGACACCCGGCCCGGCAAGCGCCTCTGGGTGCACGGCCGCGGCAGCCAGCCCTGCCGGCGCTGCGGCACGACGATCCGACACGCGCGCCACGGGCGCACCGAGCTCGAGCTGCGCGAGACCTGGTGGTGCCCGCACTGCCAGACGTGA